A stretch of Candidatus Vicinibacter affinis DNA encodes these proteins:
- a CDS encoding cytochrome c oxidase subunit 3, protein MATDHSIDTHTASSSSTWSGANEPFKASYGKLMMWYFLLSDAFTFSAFLIAYGTLRFSMPTWPVPDFVFSSLPGGIHHMPLVFVTIMTFVLIVSSVTMVRAVQEGHRENRKGVVFWMFLTILGGLTFLGCQAWEWTTLIKGENMTIKQNPFGTHTENGIYLEGDGHDIKEGDSFMKGQSYIIHAHDGHFKPLKFKTESGEIKEQTLGPKAFGALFFCITGFHGFHVFSGVVFLLIIMLNVASGIYAKRNNGYEMVEKIGLYWHFVDLVWVFVFLVFYLL, encoded by the coding sequence ATGGCTACAGATCATTCAATAGACACACACACAGCTTCATCCAGTTCTACCTGGTCAGGAGCCAATGAACCTTTCAAAGCCAGTTATGGAAAGTTGATGATGTGGTACTTTTTGCTTTCGGATGCTTTTACATTTTCGGCTTTTCTGATAGCATACGGTACCTTACGATTTAGTATGCCGACATGGCCCGTACCAGATTTCGTATTCTCATCACTTCCTGGAGGCATACATCATATGCCCTTGGTTTTTGTTACCATCATGACCTTTGTTTTGATCGTCAGTTCAGTTACCATGGTAAGAGCAGTTCAGGAAGGACATCGTGAAAATAGAAAAGGGGTAGTATTCTGGATGTTTTTAACAATATTGGGAGGATTAACATTTCTTGGTTGTCAAGCCTGGGAATGGACAACCCTAATTAAGGGTGAAAATATGACTATCAAGCAAAATCCTTTCGGCACCCACACTGAAAATGGCATTTATCTGGAAGGAGACGGTCATGACATCAAAGAGGGTGATAGTTTTATGAAGGGGCAGTCGTACATAATACATGCACATGATGGACATTTTAAACCTTTAAAATTTAAAACGGAATCAGGTGAAATTAAAGAACAGACATTAGGACCCAAAGCTTTTGGCGCTTTGTTTTTTTGTATAACAGGTTTTCATGGATTTCACGTTTTTAGTGGCGTCGTATTTTTATTGATCATTATGCTCAATGTAGCCAGTGGAATTTATGCCAAAAGAAATAATGGGTATGAAATGGTTGAAAAAATAGGGCTTTACTGGCATTTTGTAGACCTTGTCTGGGTATTTGTATTTTTAGTTTTTTATTTACTCTAA
- a CDS encoding cytochrome C oxidase subunit IV family protein has translation MGHLSYEEGKKVVFKGLILLGVITLIEVFIALIGKGYVIHGFHLPVWLMYILMIGFSLYKAYFIVYEFMHMRYEVPGLVRSVLLPTMLLIWAMIAFFSEGTTWLHWRAKTNDRPISSFESSIQHGKGDLPKEAGNDESHMSMPAETHSDTMKHDTTSHTLPETH, from the coding sequence ATGGGACATTTAAGTTACGAGGAAGGGAAAAAAGTTGTTTTTAAAGGTTTGATACTGTTAGGTGTAATTACACTTATTGAGGTATTTATAGCTCTGATTGGAAAAGGGTATGTTATACATGGATTTCATCTGCCAGTCTGGTTAATGTATATCCTAATGATTGGGTTTAGTTTGTACAAGGCCTATTTCATTGTCTATGAATTTATGCATATGAGGTATGAGGTTCCTGGATTGGTTCGAAGCGTCTTATTGCCTACGATGTTGTTAATTTGGGCAATGATTGCTTTCTTTTCAGAAGGAACAACTTGGCTTCATTGGCGTGCAAAGACAAACGATAGACCTATATCCAGTTTTGAATCGAGTATTCAACACGGGAAAGGCGATCTACCAAAAGAAGCAGGAAATGATGAAAGCCATATGTCTATGCCTGCCGAGACTCATTCAGATACAATGAAGCATGATACTACTTCGCATACTTTGCCAGAAACCCACTAG
- a CDS encoding DUF420 domain-containing protein: MLKNQSQIKTLNIAASIVSGVVLLVVVLMRRIHLESSFDFSFLPPVYSAMNALSAVILLIAYWHIKNKRVREHQKMMTIAMSTSFIFLLCYVLYHITTPETLYCKEGIIRYVYFSLLITHVVLAAVSFPFVLFTFVRGFTRQDVAHQKLARWIFPVWLYVCITGPLCYLMLYPCYS; encoded by the coding sequence ATGTTGAAGAATCAGAGTCAAATCAAGACCTTGAATATTGCAGCAAGTATTGTGAGTGGTGTTGTATTGCTGGTCGTAGTACTTATGAGAAGGATTCATTTGGAGTCTTCATTTGATTTTAGTTTCTTACCACCCGTTTATTCCGCAATGAATGCACTCAGCGCTGTAATTCTATTAATTGCTTATTGGCATATCAAAAATAAAAGAGTGCGGGAACACCAAAAAATGATGACAATTGCTATGTCAACGTCTTTTATTTTTCTCTTATGTTATGTTTTGTATCACATCACTACACCTGAGACTTTGTATTGTAAAGAGGGAATTATCCGATATGTATATTTTAGTCTATTAATAACCCATGTAGTTCTAGCTGCAGTCAGTTTTCCTTTTGTGTTGTTTACTTTTGTGAGGGGATTTACCAGACAAGATGTTGCTCATCAAAAATTGGCACGTTGGATTTTTCCTGTCTGGTTATACGTTTGTATTACCGGTCCATTGTGTTATCTGATGTTATATCCTTGTTACAGCTAA
- a CDS encoding DUF255 domain-containing protein, with the protein MNCLGIKILGSGVLTIFFFLGMANLLYGQSNQINWISWEQMEIQMKNQKKKVVVDVYTNWCTWCKRMESTTFRDPNVVKAINKNYYAVKFNAEQREDINFRDRVFKYVSKGTRGYHELAAEITQGQLSYPTIVFMDENLNTIQPLSGYLDAPTFEMISNYFGGNYNKNTPFRTFQENYKMIKDH; encoded by the coding sequence ATGAATTGTCTTGGAATCAAAATATTAGGATCAGGGGTATTGACCATATTCTTTTTCTTAGGTATGGCCAATCTTTTATATGGTCAATCCAATCAAATTAACTGGATTTCCTGGGAACAAATGGAAATTCAAATGAAAAATCAAAAGAAGAAGGTAGTGGTGGATGTTTATACAAATTGGTGTACTTGGTGCAAAAGAATGGAGTCTACTACTTTCAGAGATCCAAATGTAGTGAAAGCTATAAACAAAAATTATTATGCTGTAAAGTTTAATGCCGAGCAACGAGAAGATATTAATTTTAGGGACAGAGTTTTCAAATACGTTTCGAAAGGAACCCGGGGATATCATGAATTGGCTGCTGAAATAACACAAGGTCAATTATCATATCCTACGATTGTTTTTATGGATGAAAATCTAAACACCATACAACCCCTGTCTGGATACCTCGATGCTCCAACTTTCGAAATGATCAGCAATTATTTTGGCGGAAATTATAATAAAAATACTCCTTTCAGAACTTTTCAGGAGAACTATAAAATGATTAAAGATCATTAA